In Eubalaena glacialis isolate mEubGla1 chromosome 3, mEubGla1.1.hap2.+ XY, whole genome shotgun sequence, the following are encoded in one genomic region:
- the ADAMTSL4 gene encoding ADAMTS-like protein 4 isoform X1, whose translation MEKWAGRSRLCLMLLLFLPQLCLDQEVLSGHSLQTPPEENQGPEGVWGPWDQWASCSQPCGVGVQRRSRTCQLPTAQLHQGLPLPPRPPRHPEALLPQGQGTRPHTSRETLPLYRPPPRGRGGPLRGPASHLGREEAQEIEGARRSRVRDPIKPGMFGYGRVPFALPLHRNRRHPRRPPSSELSKTSDLPSLTPRTEPSSANHTPQTELPPTEPSAHTLSPPGEPPSPEAAQTEVPSRTRPALTRPHPRAQASGTEPSLFPPSPGEGSSFHMSPQPRRPSSQGWAGPRLAERHPNPFLSVPRSRGQQSREHWRPGGNLHGSLTESVPHYPDGWLPLLSAGPHSSPLWSLFAPSSPVPRCSGESEQLRACSQAPCPPEQPDPRALQCAAFDSQEFMGQLYQWEPFTEVQGSQRCELNCRPRGFRFYVRHTEKVQDGTLCQPGAPDICVAGHCLSPGCDGILGSGRRPDGCGVCGGDDSTCRLVSGNLTDRGGPLGYQKILLIPAGASRLRIAQLRPSSNYLALRGPGGRSIINGNWAVDPPGSYAAGGTVFRYSRPPREEGVGESLSAEGPTTQPVDVYMIFQEENPGVFYQYVISSPLPNLENPTPEPHLPQLQPEVLRGEPPPASVPRPARTPGTLQRQVRIPQMPAPPHPRTPLGSPAGYWKRVGHSECSASCGKGVWRPVFLCISRESGEELDERSCAVGTRPPASQEPCHGPPCPPYWEAGEWTSCSRSCGPGTQHRQLRCRQEFGGGGSSVPLERCGHLPRPNITQPCQLRLCGRWEVRSPWSQCSVRCGRGQRSRQVRCVGNNGDEVSEQECVSGPPRPPSREACDMGPCTTAWFHSDWSSKCSAECGTGIQRRSVVCLGSGETHGEGQEEAGAGATEQTCAPGSRPPDMRACSLGPCEVTWCWYTGPWAECSSECGSGTQRRDIICVSKLGTEFNVTSPSNCSHLPRPPALQPCQGQDCQDRWFSTPWSPCSRSCQGGMQTREVQCLTANQTLSIRCPPHLRPSRKRSCNSQPCSQRPDDQCKDSSPHCPLVVQARLCVYPYYTATCCRSCAHVLERSPPEPA comes from the exons ATGGAGAAGTGGGCGGGCAG GTCCCGGTTGTGTCTGATGCTGCTTCTGTTCCTCCCTCAGCTCTGCCTGGATCAGGAG GTGTTGTCTGGGCACTCTCTTCAGACACCTCCCGAGGAGAACCAGGGCCCTGAGGGTGTCTGGGGTCCTTGGGACCAGTGGGCCTCTTGCTCCCAGCCCTGCGGGGTTGGGGTGCAGCGCAGGAGCCGGACGTGTCAGCTCCCTACAGCTCAACTCCACCAGggcctgcccctcccaccccggcCCCCAAGACATCCAGAAGCCCTGCTCCCCCAGGGTCAAGGCACCAGACCTCATACTTCCCGAGAAACCCTTCCCCTGTACAGGCCACCACCTCGGGGAAGAGGTGGCCCCCTTCGAGGTCCTGCTTCTCATTTAGGGAGAGAAGAGGCCCAGGAGATTGAAGGAGCCAGGAG GTCCCGGGTTCGAGACCCCATCAAGCCAGGAATGTTTGGTTATGGGAGAGTGCCCTTTGCTTTGCCGCTCCATCGGAACCGCAGGCACCCCAGGAGACCACCCAGCTCTGAGCTCTCGAAGACCTCAGATCTTCCATCCCTGACTCCAAGAACAGAGCCATCTTCTGCAAACCACACCCCGCAAACTGAACTCCCTCCTACTGAACCGTCTGCCCACACCCTGTCCCCCCCAGGAGAACCCCCAAGCCCCGAAGCTGCTCAGACAGAGGTGCCCTCTAGAACCAGGCCTGCCCTCACACGGCCCCACCCCAGAGCCCAGGCCTCTGGCACAGAGCCCTCCTTGTTCCCTCCATCCCCAGGAGAAGGTAGCTCCTTTCACATGTCCCCTCAGCCAAGAAGGCCAAGTTCCCAGGGTTGGGCCGGTCCCCGGCTGGCAGAGAGACACCCTAATCCTTTCCTTTCTGTCCCTCGGAGCCGAGGCCAGCAGAGCCGGGAGCACTGGAGACCTGGGGGGAATCTTCACGGGTCCCTCACGGAGTCTGTCCCTCACTACCCAGATGGCTGGTTGCCTCTGCTGAGTGCTGGCCCCCATTCCAGCCCCCTCTGGAGCCTCTTTGCTCCCAGTAGCCCTGTCCCAAGATGTTCGGGGGAGAGTGAGCAGCTGAGAGCCTGCAGCCAAGCG CCCTGCCCCCCTGAGCAGCCAGACCCCCGGGCCCTGCAGTGTGCAGCCTTTGACTCCCAGGAGTTCATGGGTCAGCTGTACCAGTGGGAGCCCTTCACAGAAG TTCAGGGTTCCCAGCGCTGTGAACTGAACTGCCGTCCCCGTGGCTTCCGCTTCTATGTCCGTCACACCGAAAAGGTCCAGGACGGGACCCTGTGTCAGCCTGGAGCCCCAGACATCTGTGTGGCCGGACACTGTCTG AGCCCTGGCTGTGACGGGATCCTTGGCTCGGGCAGGCGTCCAGATGGCTGTGGAGTCTGTGGGGGTGATGATTCTACCTGTCGCCTCGTTTCGGGGAACCTCACTGACCGGGGGGGCCCTCTGGGCTATCAGAAAATCCTGTTGATTCCTGCTGGAGCCTCCCGGCTCCGGATCGCCCAGCTCCGGCCCAGCTCCAACTACCTTG CACTTCGTGGCCCTGGGGGCCGGTCCATCATTAATGGAAACTGGGCTGTGGATCCCCCTGGGTCCTACGCCGCCGGCGGGACTGTCTTCCGGTACAGCCGTCCTCCTCGAGAGGAGGGCGTGGGAGAGAGTCTGTCCGCGGAAGGCCCCACAACCCAGCCTGTGGATGTCTAT ATGATCTTTCAGGAGGAAAACCCGGGTGTTTTCTACCAGTATGTCATCTCTTCACCTCTTCCAAACCTTGAGAACCCCACGCCAGAGCCCCATCTCCCCCAACTCCAGCCTG AGGTTTTGAGGGGAGAGCCCCCACCTGCTTCAGTACCCCGCCCTGCCCGCACCCCAGGCACCCTCCAGCGTCAGGTGCGGATCCCCCAGATGCCCGCCCCGCCCCATCCCAGGACACCCCTGGGGTCTCCAGCCGGATACTGGAAACGGGTGGGACACTCTGAGTGCTCGGCATCCTGTGGAAAAG GTGTCTGGCGCCCTGTCTTCCTCTGCATTTCTCGTGAGTCAGGAGAGGAACTGGATGAACGCAGCTGTGCGGTGGGCACCAGGCCCCCAGCCTCCCAGGAACCCTGCCACGGCCCCCCGTGCCCACCGTA CTGGGAGGCCGGCGAGTGGACGTCCTGCAGCCGCTCCTGTGGCCCCGGCACCCAGCACCGTCAGCTGCGCTGCCGGCAGGAGTTTGGGGGCGGTGGCTCATCGGTGCCCCTGGAGCGCTGCGGACATCTGCCCCGGCCCAACATCACCCAGCCGTGCCAGCTGCGCCTCTGCGGCCGCTGGGAGGTCCGCTCCCCCTGGAGCCAG TGCTCTGTGCGGTGCGGGCGCGGCCAGAGGAGCCGACAGGTCCGCTGCGTCGGCAACAACGGTGATGAAGTGAGCGAGCAGGAGTGCGTCTCAGGCCCCCCGCGGCCCCCCAGCAGAGAGGCCTGTGACATGGGGCCCTGCACCACAGCCTGGTTCCACAGCGACTGGAGCTCCAAG TGCTCAGCTGAGTGTGGGACGGGAATCCAGCGACGTTCTGTTGTCTGCCTCGGGAGTGGGGAGACCCATGGGGAGGGCCAGGAGGAAGCAGGGGCAGGAGCCACTGAGCAGACCTGTGCACCAGGAAGCCGCCCCCCTGACATGCGTGCCTGCAGCTTGGGGCCCTGTGAGGTGACGTGGTGCTGGTACACGGGGCCCTGGGCAGAG TGCTCCTCAGAATGTGGCTCTGGCACGCAGCGTAGAGACATCATCTGTGTGTCCAAACTGGGGACTGAGTTCAATGTGACTTCTCCTAGCAACTGTTCCCACCtgcccaggccccctgccctgCAGCCCTGTCAGGGGCAGGACTGCCAGGACCGATGGTTTTCTACACCCTGGAGTCCG TGTTCTCGCTCCTGCCAGGGGGGCATGCAGACAAGGGAGGTCCAGTGCCTGACCGCCAACCAGACACTCAGCATCCGATGCCCTCCTCACCTGCGGCCCTCCAGGAAACGATCCTGTAACAGCCAACCCTGCAGCCAGCGCCCTG ATGATCAATGCAAGGACAGCTCTCCACATTGCCCCCTGGTGGTGCAGGCCCGGCTCTGCGTCTATCCCTACTACACAGCTACCTGTTGCCGCTCTTGCGCCCATGTCCTGGAGCGGTCTCCCCCGGAGCCCGCCTGA
- the ADAMTSL4 gene encoding ADAMTS-like protein 4 isoform X2, with amino-acid sequence MEKWAGRSRLCLMLLLFLPQLCLDQEVLSGHSLQTPPEENQGPEGVWGPWDQWASCSQPCGVGVQRRSRTCQLPTAQLHQGLPLPPRPPRHPEALLPQGQGTRPHTSRETLPLYRPPPRGRGGPLRGPASHLGREEAQEIEGARRSRVRDPIKPGMFGYGRVPFALPLHRNRRHPRRPPSSELSKTSDLPSLTPRTEPSSANHTPQTELPPTEPSAHTLSPPGEPPSPEAAQTEVPSRTRPALTRPHPRAQASGTEPSLFPPSPGEGSSFHMSPQPRRPSSQGWAGPRLAERHPNPFLSVPRSRGQQSREHWRPGGNLHGSLTESVPHYPDGWLPLLSAGPHSSPLWSLFAPSSPVPRCSGESEQLRACSQAPCPPEQPDPRALQCAAFDSQEFMGQLYQWEPFTEVQGSQRCELNCRPRGFRFYVRHTEKVQDGTLCQPGAPDICVAGHCLSPGCDGILGSGRRPDGCGVCGGDDSTCRLVSGNLTDRGGPLGYQKILLIPAGASRLRIAQLRPSSNYLALRGPGGRSIINGNWAVDPPGSYAAGGTVFRYSRPPREEGVGESLSAEGPTTQPVDVYMIFQEENPGVFYQYVISSPLPNLENPTPEPHLPQLQPEVLRGEPPPASVPRPARTPGTLQRQVRIPQMPAPPHPRTPLGSPAGYWKRVGHSECSASCGKGVWRPVFLCISRESGEELDERSCAVGTRPPASQEPCHGPPCPPYWEAGEWTSCSRSCGPGTQHRQLRCRQEFGGGGSSVPLERCGHLPRPNITQPCQLRLCGRWEVRSPWSQCSVRCGRGQRSRQVRCVGNNGDEVSEQECVSGPPRPPSREACDMGPCTTAWFHSDWSSKCSAECGTGIQRRSVVCLGSGETHGEGQEEAGAGATEQTCAPGSRPPDMRACSLGPCEVTWCWYTGPWAECSSECGSGTQRRDIICVSKLGTEFNVTSPSNCSHLPRPPALQPCQGQDCQDRWFSTPWSPTRRTGGPPPRGVS; translated from the exons ATGGAGAAGTGGGCGGGCAG GTCCCGGTTGTGTCTGATGCTGCTTCTGTTCCTCCCTCAGCTCTGCCTGGATCAGGAG GTGTTGTCTGGGCACTCTCTTCAGACACCTCCCGAGGAGAACCAGGGCCCTGAGGGTGTCTGGGGTCCTTGGGACCAGTGGGCCTCTTGCTCCCAGCCCTGCGGGGTTGGGGTGCAGCGCAGGAGCCGGACGTGTCAGCTCCCTACAGCTCAACTCCACCAGggcctgcccctcccaccccggcCCCCAAGACATCCAGAAGCCCTGCTCCCCCAGGGTCAAGGCACCAGACCTCATACTTCCCGAGAAACCCTTCCCCTGTACAGGCCACCACCTCGGGGAAGAGGTGGCCCCCTTCGAGGTCCTGCTTCTCATTTAGGGAGAGAAGAGGCCCAGGAGATTGAAGGAGCCAGGAG GTCCCGGGTTCGAGACCCCATCAAGCCAGGAATGTTTGGTTATGGGAGAGTGCCCTTTGCTTTGCCGCTCCATCGGAACCGCAGGCACCCCAGGAGACCACCCAGCTCTGAGCTCTCGAAGACCTCAGATCTTCCATCCCTGACTCCAAGAACAGAGCCATCTTCTGCAAACCACACCCCGCAAACTGAACTCCCTCCTACTGAACCGTCTGCCCACACCCTGTCCCCCCCAGGAGAACCCCCAAGCCCCGAAGCTGCTCAGACAGAGGTGCCCTCTAGAACCAGGCCTGCCCTCACACGGCCCCACCCCAGAGCCCAGGCCTCTGGCACAGAGCCCTCCTTGTTCCCTCCATCCCCAGGAGAAGGTAGCTCCTTTCACATGTCCCCTCAGCCAAGAAGGCCAAGTTCCCAGGGTTGGGCCGGTCCCCGGCTGGCAGAGAGACACCCTAATCCTTTCCTTTCTGTCCCTCGGAGCCGAGGCCAGCAGAGCCGGGAGCACTGGAGACCTGGGGGGAATCTTCACGGGTCCCTCACGGAGTCTGTCCCTCACTACCCAGATGGCTGGTTGCCTCTGCTGAGTGCTGGCCCCCATTCCAGCCCCCTCTGGAGCCTCTTTGCTCCCAGTAGCCCTGTCCCAAGATGTTCGGGGGAGAGTGAGCAGCTGAGAGCCTGCAGCCAAGCG CCCTGCCCCCCTGAGCAGCCAGACCCCCGGGCCCTGCAGTGTGCAGCCTTTGACTCCCAGGAGTTCATGGGTCAGCTGTACCAGTGGGAGCCCTTCACAGAAG TTCAGGGTTCCCAGCGCTGTGAACTGAACTGCCGTCCCCGTGGCTTCCGCTTCTATGTCCGTCACACCGAAAAGGTCCAGGACGGGACCCTGTGTCAGCCTGGAGCCCCAGACATCTGTGTGGCCGGACACTGTCTG AGCCCTGGCTGTGACGGGATCCTTGGCTCGGGCAGGCGTCCAGATGGCTGTGGAGTCTGTGGGGGTGATGATTCTACCTGTCGCCTCGTTTCGGGGAACCTCACTGACCGGGGGGGCCCTCTGGGCTATCAGAAAATCCTGTTGATTCCTGCTGGAGCCTCCCGGCTCCGGATCGCCCAGCTCCGGCCCAGCTCCAACTACCTTG CACTTCGTGGCCCTGGGGGCCGGTCCATCATTAATGGAAACTGGGCTGTGGATCCCCCTGGGTCCTACGCCGCCGGCGGGACTGTCTTCCGGTACAGCCGTCCTCCTCGAGAGGAGGGCGTGGGAGAGAGTCTGTCCGCGGAAGGCCCCACAACCCAGCCTGTGGATGTCTAT ATGATCTTTCAGGAGGAAAACCCGGGTGTTTTCTACCAGTATGTCATCTCTTCACCTCTTCCAAACCTTGAGAACCCCACGCCAGAGCCCCATCTCCCCCAACTCCAGCCTG AGGTTTTGAGGGGAGAGCCCCCACCTGCTTCAGTACCCCGCCCTGCCCGCACCCCAGGCACCCTCCAGCGTCAGGTGCGGATCCCCCAGATGCCCGCCCCGCCCCATCCCAGGACACCCCTGGGGTCTCCAGCCGGATACTGGAAACGGGTGGGACACTCTGAGTGCTCGGCATCCTGTGGAAAAG GTGTCTGGCGCCCTGTCTTCCTCTGCATTTCTCGTGAGTCAGGAGAGGAACTGGATGAACGCAGCTGTGCGGTGGGCACCAGGCCCCCAGCCTCCCAGGAACCCTGCCACGGCCCCCCGTGCCCACCGTA CTGGGAGGCCGGCGAGTGGACGTCCTGCAGCCGCTCCTGTGGCCCCGGCACCCAGCACCGTCAGCTGCGCTGCCGGCAGGAGTTTGGGGGCGGTGGCTCATCGGTGCCCCTGGAGCGCTGCGGACATCTGCCCCGGCCCAACATCACCCAGCCGTGCCAGCTGCGCCTCTGCGGCCGCTGGGAGGTCCGCTCCCCCTGGAGCCAG TGCTCTGTGCGGTGCGGGCGCGGCCAGAGGAGCCGACAGGTCCGCTGCGTCGGCAACAACGGTGATGAAGTGAGCGAGCAGGAGTGCGTCTCAGGCCCCCCGCGGCCCCCCAGCAGAGAGGCCTGTGACATGGGGCCCTGCACCACAGCCTGGTTCCACAGCGACTGGAGCTCCAAG TGCTCAGCTGAGTGTGGGACGGGAATCCAGCGACGTTCTGTTGTCTGCCTCGGGAGTGGGGAGACCCATGGGGAGGGCCAGGAGGAAGCAGGGGCAGGAGCCACTGAGCAGACCTGTGCACCAGGAAGCCGCCCCCCTGACATGCGTGCCTGCAGCTTGGGGCCCTGTGAGGTGACGTGGTGCTGGTACACGGGGCCCTGGGCAGAG TGCTCCTCAGAATGTGGCTCTGGCACGCAGCGTAGAGACATCATCTGTGTGTCCAAACTGGGGACTGAGTTCAATGTGACTTCTCCTAGCAACTGTTCCCACCtgcccaggccccctgccctgCAGCCCTGTCAGGGGCAGGACTGCCAGGACCGATGGTTTTCTACACCCTGGAGTCCG ACCAGGAGGACAGGTGGGCCCCCTCCACGTGGGGTTTCATAA
- the LOC133087071 gene encoding LOW QUALITY PROTEIN: uncharacterized protein LOC133087071 (The sequence of the model RefSeq protein was modified relative to this genomic sequence to represent the inferred CDS: inserted 7 bases in 4 codons; deleted 7 bases in 4 codons; substituted 1 base at 1 genomic stop codon), giving the protein MCIYFCRGGGGVSAPCPAMQGVGXDFSREGARPGPGPKSSRHXHPLLLQGTAKAKPSSGQDYVYWVDPWRXRGSREKQRQRGSREGTRTRQQEAAVIITPSLLPQPPVTESGRELKFWVERWPSSGAPTXPPPIRAELLTSVVSPAKGRSSHQQPPSQPQAAEETLQLRLNHCDPSLNFKSWGLREGNGAELLPPSTFLPFPLSFSAPELAHLXALAPWIPLPGAFWIQQKHFFFFLESRTPSSMRSGGGKGSL; this is encoded by the exons ATGTGTATCTATTTCtgcaggggtggagggggagtGTCGGCCCCCTGCCCAGCTATGCAGGGGGTGGGGTAGGACTTTTCCAGAGAGGGAGCCAGGCCTGGCCCTGGCCCCAAGAGCTCACGCC CCCACCCCTTACTTCTCCAGGGAACTGCCAAAGCCAAACCCAGCTCAGGACAGGATTATGTGTACTGGGTAGACCCATGGAG AAGAGGtagcagagagaagcagaggcagagagggagtaGAGAGGGGACCCGGACCCGGCAGCAAGAAGCGGCAGTGATCATCACcccatctctccttccc caACCTCCAGTAACAGAGTCAGGCAGAGAGCTGAAGTTTTGGGTGGAACGTTGGCCCTCCTCTGGAgcccctac ccccccccccatcaggGCGGAGTTGCTGACCTCAGTGGTCAGCCCAGCCAAGGGAAGGAGCAGCCATCAGCAACCCCCTTCCCAACCCCAAGCAGCTGAGGAGACCCTGCAGCTCAGGCTCAACCACTGTGATCCCTCCCTTAACTTC AAGTCCTGGGGTCTCAGGGAGGGAAATGGGGCT GAGTTACTACCCCCAAGCACATTCCTGCCCTTCCCTCTGTCATTTTCC GCCCCTGAGCTGGCCCACCT GGCATTAGCTCCTTGGATTCCTCTCCCGGGTGCCTTTTGGATccaacagaaacattttttttttttcctggaaagcaGAACTCcgagcagcatgaggagtgggggtgggaagggCTCATTGTGA